In the Nocardia asteroides genome, GCATCGTGCTCACCTGGTGCTCGATGGAGCGCGCGATCGCCACCCGGCGGCTGCTGCCCGCGGCGATCGCGGTGCTGGTGGCGGCCTTCGCCTGCACCGCGGGGCCGTCCGGGGTGCTCTGCGTCGCCGCGCTGCTGGCCGGGCTGCGGCCGCTGGCGCAGATCGTCCGGCGCCGGGCGGCCGGGCCGCGCCGCTTCCTTGCCGGGCTCTCCCTGGCCGCGCCGATCGGCGCCGCGGGCACGCTGGTGCTCGCGGTGGCCTTCGCCGACCAGCCGCTGAGCGCCATGCGCGAGATGCAGCGGGTGCACGCGATCGCCGGCCCGGACGTCAAGTGGTTCCAGGAGTACCTGCGCTACCAGTACCTGCTGCAACCGGAGGTGGACGGCTCCTTCGCCCGCCGCGCCGGGATCTTCCTGCTCTTCGCCGGGGTGCTCACCTGCGTGCTGGTCCTGCTGCGCAAGGGCGGGCGGATCCCGAGCACGGCCGCGGGGCCGACGCGCCGCGCGCTCGGCACCGCGGTCGGCACGCTGCTGCTGGTGATGGTCACGCCGACCAAGTGGACGCACCACTTCGGCGTCTTCGCCGGGGTCGCGGGCATGGTGGCGGTGCTGGCCGCGGTGGCGGTGGCGCCCGCGGTCATGAAGGCGCCGCGCAACCGGGCGCTCTTCGCCGCCGTCGTCGCCTTCCTACTCGCGCTGGCCTTCACCGGCGACAACGGCTGGTGGTACGTCTCCTCGTACGGGATCCCGTGGTGGGACAAGCCGGTCTCGCTCGCAGGCATCCAGCTCAGCACGGTGTTCCTGCTGCTCGCGGCCGGGTTGCTCGCGGTGGCCGCGTGGTGGCAGGTGCGGGCCCCGGAGCCGGGGACGCCGCACCACATCTCCGGGTTCGCGCGGCGGCTGTCGGCGACGCCGGTGCTCGCGCTGGCGCTGGCGCTGGCGGTGCTGCTGGAGGTGGCCTCGTTCGGCAAGGCGACGATCAGCCGGTATCCGGCGTTCACGCTCGGCAGCTCGAATATCTCGGCGGTGCTGGGCGAGCCGTGCGGGCTGGCGAACGAGGTGCTGGTGGAGACCGATCCGAACGGGTCCGTCCTGCCGCCGCTCACCGGCGACGCGGCGGCCGCGCTGGCGGGGACCGGGGCCGGGTTCGTGCCCGGCGGGGTCGCCGCCGACCTGCGCCCGGACGACGAGAGCAGCGCCTCCGGGAGTATCGCGGACGCGCTCAGCGGTACCACCAACTCCGACACCGCCAACGGCACCCGCTCCGCCGCGCTGCCCTTCGGGCTCGACCCGGCGCGGGTGCCGATGCTCGGCAGTTACGGCTCCGGTGACGCGGGCCCGGCCGAGCTGACCACCGGCTGGTACCGGCTGCCCGCGGAGCGGGACGGGATCGTCGCCATCGGCGCGGCCGGGCGGATCCGCTCGGTGGACAGCGACGGGGTGGTGACGCCGGGGCAGACCGTGGAGCTGGAGTGGGGGACCGCCGACGGGGTTCCCGGCGGGCGGGTGCTGCCGATCGATGTCGGGCCCGCGCCGTCGTGGCGGAATCTGCGGGTGCCGCTCGCGGATATCCCGGCCGAGGCCGCTGTCGTCCGGATCGTCGCCGCCGACCGGGACCGCAATCCGGCCCAGTGGATCGCCCTGACGCCGCCCCGGGTGCCGCGCACCTCGACGTTGAACGAGGTGGTCGGGTCCGAGGCGCCGGTGCTGCTCGACTGGATGGTCGGGTTGCAGTTCCCCTGCCAGCGGCCGTTCGACCACCGGCACGGGATCGCCGAGGTGCCCGAGTACCGGGTGCTGCCGGATCGGCCCGGTGCCGAGATCACCAGTCTCTGGCAGAACCACGATGGCGGGGGGCCGCTCGGGTGGACCGGGCTGCTGCTGCGGGCCGAGACGTTGCCGACCTATCTCGCGCACGACTGGCGGCGGGACTGGGGTGAGTTGCAGCGGTTCGGCCGGATCGATCCGGGTGCTGTTCCGGCTCGGGCGCAGGTGGTGCAGGAGAGTCGGTCCGGGCTCTGGAGCCCGGGGCCAATCCTCACCGGTTACTGATCGCGCGCCCGTATGTCGCCTGCTTCGCGCTCGACTGATCTGCTCGATGAGCGGGGGGTGGCGCTGCCTGCGGATTCGGCGGGGGTGGGGTTGCCGGCGGAGCCCGCGGGGTGATCCGGCGGGGGGCTCGCGGTGCGGCGGTTGGTGCGGGCGCGGAGCAGGGCGTTGGTGCTGAAGACGAGGAGGGCGCACCAGATGAGGGCGAAGCCGGCCCAGCGGGCGGGCGGCATGGGTTCGTGCAGGACGGCGACGCCCCAGAGCAGCTGGAGCGCCGGGGTGAGATATTGCAGCAGGCCCATGGTGGAGAGCGGGACCCGCTGCGCGGCGGTGGCGAAGAGCAGCAGCGGGACCAGGGTGACCGGGCCGGTGGCGACGAGCAGGGCGGTGTGCCCGATCCCGTCGCCGAAGGAGCTCTCGCCGCGCACCGCGAGCAGCACCAGGAAGGCCAGCGCGAGCGGCGCGCCGACCACCCCCTCGGCCGCGACGCTGCGCAGCGCGTCCAGCCGGATCACCTTCTTGACCAGCCCGTAGAGCGCGAACGAGCAGGCGAGGACCAGCGCGATCCAGGGCGGGCGGCCCAGGTCCACGGTCAGGACCAGCACCGCGAGCGCCCCGAGCCCGAGCGCCACCCACTGCGCCGCCACCAGCCGCTCCCGGAAGATCAGCACCCCGAACGCCACCGTGACCAGCGGGTTCACGAAGTAGCCGAGCGCGCACTCGACCACGTGCCCGGAGAGCACCCCGAAGACGTAGACACCCCAGTTCACCGAGATGGCCAGCGACGCGGCGGCGGCCAGCCGCCAGGTGCGGGCGTCGATCCCGCGCAGCTGCCGCAACCGCCCGGTGACCGCCAGCACGATCACCACGACGACCAGCGTCCAGACGATCCGCTCGGCCAGCACCTCGACCGCGTCGGCGAAGGCCAGCAACCCGAAGAACGCGGGGAAGAGCCCCCACAGCAGATACGCCGAAGCGCCGAACGCCGCCCCGGGTACCGACCGCTTCCGCCACACCCGATCCACGGTAGTTCGCCGCGCCGCGCCGCGTTGCGGGCCGGAGGCAGTACCCCCGTAGCCTTGCGGCATGTCTGTTTCCGTCCGAGCGGATGCCGCGACCGGGCTGACCGTGGCCGAGGTCGAGCAACGCCGCAGCGACGGTCGCACCAACGACGTCCCGGCCCGCGCCTCGCGCTCGGTGCGGGAGATCGTGCGCGCCAACGTCTTCACCAGGATCAATGCCATCCTCGGCGTGCTCTTCGTGCTCGTGCTGTCCGCCGGGTCGCCGATCGACGGCATGTTCGGGCTGCTCATCGTGGCCAACAGCGCGGTCGGCATCATCCAGGAGGTGCGCGCCAAGCGCACCCTGGACGAGCTCGCCATCGTCGGCCAGGCCCGCCCCCGGGTGCGCCGCGACGGCGTCGCCGCCGAGGTGCCGCCCGGCGAGGTGGTGCAGGACGACCTGATCGAGCTCGGCCCCGGCGACCAGATCGTGGTGGACGGCGAGGTGCTCGAGGCCGAGCTGCTCGAGGTGGACGAATCGCTGCTCACCGGCGAGGCCGACCCGATCGAGAAGAAGACCGGCGCCGAGGTGCTCTCCGGCAGCTTCGTGGTCTCCGGCTCCGGGGCGTACCGGGCCACCAAGGTCGGGCGCGAGGCCTACGCCGCGCGGCTCGCCGAGGAGGCGAGCAAGTTCACCCTGGTCCACTCGGAGCTGCGCAGCGGCATCGACCGGATCCTGCGCTTCATCACCTTCCTGCTCGTCCCGGCCGGGCTGCTCAGCATCTACAACCAGCTGTTCTCCAGCCACCAGGGCTGGCAGCCCGCGGTCACCGGCATGGTGGCCGCGCTGGTGCCGATGGTGCCGGAGGGGCTGGTGCTGATGACCTCCGTCGCCTTCGCGGTCGGCGTGGTCCGGCTCGGCAGGCGGCAGTGCCTGGTGCAGGAGCTGCCCGCGATCGAGGGGCTGGCCAGGGTGGACGTGGTCTGCGCCGACAAGACCGGCACGCTCACCGAGAACGGCATGCGGCTCGCCGACGTCGAGAGCCTGACCGGCGGCGACGACGGCGCCGCGCGCACCGCGCTGGCCGCGCTCGCCGCCGACGACCCGCGCCCGAACGCCAGCGTGCAGGCGCTGGCCGAGGCGCTGCCGGAGCGCCCGCAGTGGCGCTCCACCGCGGTCGCACCCTTCTCCTCGGCCACCAAGTGGAGCGGCCACTCCTACGGCGAGCACGGGAACTGGCTGCTCGGCGCCCCCGACGTGCTGCTCGACCCGCGGTCGGCGGGAGCCCGAAGGGCCGAGGAGCTCGGCGCCGCCGGGCTGCGGGTGCTGCTGCTCGCCCGCGGCGACCGCGCGGTGGACGCGCCGGGCGCCCCCGGCGAGGTCACCCCGGAGGCGCTGGTCGTGCTGGAGCAGAAGGTGCGCCCGGACGCCCGCGAAACCCTCGACTTCTTCGCCAAGCAGGACGTCGCCATCAAGGTGATCTCCGGCGACAACGCGGTCTCGGTCGGCGCCGTCGCCACCTCGCTCGAGCTGCCCGGCGGCGACCACGCCGTCGACGCCCGCACGCTCCCCGACGGCCGCGACGAGCTGGCCGACCTGCTCGACCGGGAGACCACCTTCGGCCGGGTCCGCCCGGACCAGAAGCGCGCCATGGTCGGCGCGCTGCAATCCCGCGGCCACACCGTCGCCATGACCGGCGACGGCGTGAACGACGTGCTCGCGCTGAAGGACGCCGACATCGGCGTCGCGATGGGGTCGGGCAGCCCGGCCACCCGCGCGGTGGCGCAGATCGTGCTGCTCGACAACCGCTTCGCCACCCTGCCGTACGTGGTGGGCGAGGGCCGCCGGGTGATCGGCAATATCGAGCGGGTCTCCAACCTCTTCCTCACCAAGACCGTCTACTCGGTGCTGCTCGCCTTCCTGGTCGGGCTGGCCGGGGTCGGCTCGCAGATCTTCGGCTACGACCCGATCGCCTACCCGTTCCTGCCCAGGCACGTGACGATCGCGGCCTGGTTCACCATCGGCATCCCGGCCTTCGTGCTCTCGCTGGCGCCGAACAACGAGCGCGCCCGCACCGGCTTCGTCGCCAGGGTGATGAAGCTGGCCATCCCGTCCGGGGTGGTCATCGGTTTCGCCACCTTCGTGGCCTACCTGATCGCCTACGCCGGGCCGGACGCGAGTGAGCAGCAGAAGATCCAGGCGGGCACCACCGCGCTGATCACGCTCATCGTGATCGCGGTGTGGGTGCTGGCGATCGTGGCGCGGCCCTACGTGTGGTGGAAGGTGCTGCTGGTCGCCACCTCGGTGCTGGCCTACGTGCTGCTCTTCTCGCTGCCGCTCACCCGGGAGTTCTTCCTGCTCGACCCCTCGAACCCGCGGCTCACCGCGGCGGCCTTCGGCTGCGGCGCGGTCGGTGTGGTGCTGGTCGAGATCGCCCAGTGGCTCGGCCGCCGCAGCGCCGCGAAGTAGCCCGGAAGCGCCACCAGAAACCTTGCGGCAAGCGGGCATTCGCGCCCGGTGTACCTTCTGGAGCCATGGAGGTACTGCTGCACCAGATCGACGCGTTCGCGGAGGCGCCGTTCACCGGGAATCCGGCCGCGGTGATGCCGTTGACCGCGTGGTTGCCCGACGGGCTGCTGCAGCGGCTGGCCGAGGAGAACAACCTCTCCGAGACCGCCTTCCTCACCCCCGCGCTGCCCGCCGCCGCCGGGGCGCCGCCCGCCGGCCTGCCCGCCTTCCACCTGCGCTGGTTCACCCCGGCTGCCGAGGTGGCGCTCTGCGGGCACGCGACCCTCGCCGCCGCCGCGCAGGTGCTCGAGGACCTGCACCCCGGCCTCGACGCGGTGTCGTTCTGGACCAGGAGCGGCTGGCTGCGGGTGGAGCGCACCGACGACGACGAGTACGTGCTCGACCTGCCCGCGCAGGGGTCGGTGCCGGTGCCGGTGGACCCGGCGCTGGCGGCGGCGCTGCGGGCCGAGCCGGTGGCGGCGTTCTCCGGGGCGGACGAGGTGCTCGTCTTCGGCAGCGAGGCCGAGATCCGTTCGTTGCGGCCGAATTTCGGGGCTTTCCCGGCGGTGCCGCGCGGGGTGGTGGCGACGGCGCCCGGTGCCGCGGTGGAGTTCGTGTCGCGGATGTTCGCGCCGGGGATCGGGGTGCCGGAGGATCCGGTCACCGGCTCGGCGCATGCCCAGCTCGCGCCGATCTGGGCGGAGCGGTTGGGGCGCACGGTGTTCCGGGCCAGGCAGTTGTCGCGGCGCGGCGGGGCGCTGCGCGTCGAGCTGGCGGGGGAGCGGGTGCTGCTGGCCGGGCGGTGCAGGCGCTACCTGGACGGGGTGGTCCAGGTGCCGGACGGGTACGTCACGGCGGTGCAGGGGGATGGTGCGGGCTGAGCGGCCCCCGCGCCGCGCGGGAAGCCGACCGCGGTGCGGCCGCGGTGCGACGGGGGTGCGGCGGCGGGGCGACCGGGGTGCGGCCGCCGGGCTTCCGGCGGCGCGCGGCGGCCGGTGTACTCGGGCAGCGTCCGCGACCGCCAGCCGGGGCCAATCGGCCGGGGTTCAGCGCGGGGGAATCCGGCCGTCGTCCGGCTCCGGGCCGACCGTTCCGGTGGTGCCGGGCAGCAGCGGGGTGACCGCGAAGCGGTCGGCGACGGTGTCGGCGGGGAGCGCCTCGACGGCGCGGACATCGCTGTGCGCGGCCAGTTCCCGCAGCGCGGCCGGGGCGGCGCGCACCACGAGCCCGGCGGTGCAGGCGCAGCCGGCGCGCAGCCGGGCCACGGCCACCTCGTGAACCTGCGCGGCGCGCTGATCCAGCGGCTGGCGGTCGAGCCGGTCGCGCAGGATATCGGCGGCGGCCGCGGCGGCGCCGGTGATCGCGCTCGCGGAGTCCGGGACCGGGATCGCGACGATCGGGGTCTGCACCCGGTCGAGCGGGACGTGCTCGAGCACCCTGGCCACCCTGACCTCGCCCGCGAGCGCCGGAACCCGATCCACCGGAAGGTATTCGGTGAACGAGACCAGCGCCCAGCGCGGCGCGTCGTCGCTCCGCTCCAGGGTGGCGCGCGCCCTGGTCAGGTACTCCGAGACCGGCTCGCCCTGCTCCGGCCCCACCCGGTCGGTGGAGATGCCGGTCGAGCGCGGCGGGGTCTGCGCCCCGATCCCGACCCCGGCCAGCACCAGCAGCCCGATCGCGCCGGCGATCAGCCCCCTGCGCCAGCGCGGATCCAGGGGTTCCGAGTCCGGAACCCCCGCGCCCCCGCCGGGCTCAGGCATCCCGGAGGACGTCGAGCGCGTTCCGCAGATCGTCCGGGTACTCGCTGGTGATCTCCAGCCAGCGCCCGTCCGCCGGGTGGTGGAACCCCAGCGCCCGCGCGTGCAACCACTGCCGCTGCAGCCCGAGCCGCTCGGCGAGCCGCGGATCGGCGCCGTAGGTCAGGTCGCCGCAGCAGGGGTGCCTGATGGCCGAGAAGTGCACCCGGATCTGGTGCGTGCGCCCGGTCTCCAGGTGGATGTCGAGCAGGCTGGCCGCCTGGAACGCCTCCACCGTGTCGTAGTGCGTCACGCTCGGCCGCCCGTCCGCGGTGACCGCGAACTTCCAGTCGTTGCCCCTGGCCCGGCCGATCGGCGCGTCGATGGTGCCGCTGGACGGGTCCGGGTGCCCCTGCACCAGCGCGTGGTACCGCTTGTCCACCGTGCGCTGCTTGAACGCCCGCTTGAGCACCGTGTACGCGTGCTCGGACTGCGCGACCACCATCACCCCGGAGGTGCCGACGTCGAGCCGGTGCACGATGCCCTGCCGTTCGTGCGCGCCGGAGGTGGAGATCCGGTAGCCTGCCGCGGCCAGCCCGCCGACCACGGTCGGGCCGCTCCAGCCGACCCCGGTGTGCGCGGCGACGCCGACCGGCT is a window encoding:
- a CDS encoding arabinosyltransferase domain-containing protein — its product is MAETMVRAGRAPSVNDPDPARSPGSARRWAAPVALIAGLFGMLCAVAVPLLPVRVDVTTLEWPQAGTPGSVEAPLVAYAPLTFDATIPCAAVEQLPEGGVLAATAPVGAPDLERYGFIAQVRPGPTPPGAATPGGADTSAPGADTSVPGVDGSGANGADGSGATANPAGAPAPARLDVVLRNQALLSTPVTELPPGCVLTLHADGSAATFTGAGGTEATLAGDFRPQVAGLFSDLPDPAGASMRAEVDSRFSSTPGTLKLLAIWGAALSTVLALAALSVLDRRDGLRPRRVLPARWWRCTPLDGFVAAVMVLWYFIGSTTSDDGYQFGMARTSGTSGYMANYFRYFGVPENPVGTPYYDLIRILAEISTASPFVRLPALLAGLLIWLLISREVIPRFGVAVRHHRVARWTGALAFLAVWLPYDNGLRPEPVVALGIVLTWCSMERAIATRRLLPAAIAVLVAAFACTAGPSGVLCVAALLAGLRPLAQIVRRRAAGPRRFLAGLSLAAPIGAAGTLVLAVAFADQPLSAMREMQRVHAIAGPDVKWFQEYLRYQYLLQPEVDGSFARRAGIFLLFAGVLTCVLVLLRKGGRIPSTAAGPTRRALGTAVGTLLLVMVTPTKWTHHFGVFAGVAGMVAVLAAVAVAPAVMKAPRNRALFAAVVAFLLALAFTGDNGWWYVSSYGIPWWDKPVSLAGIQLSTVFLLLAAGLLAVAAWWQVRAPEPGTPHHISGFARRLSATPVLALALALAVLLEVASFGKATISRYPAFTLGSSNISAVLGEPCGLANEVLVETDPNGSVLPPLTGDAAAALAGTGAGFVPGGVAADLRPDDESSASGSIADALSGTTNSDTANGTRSAALPFGLDPARVPMLGSYGSGDAGPAELTTGWYRLPAERDGIVAIGAAGRIRSVDSDGVVTPGQTVELEWGTADGVPGGRVLPIDVGPAPSWRNLRVPLADIPAEAAVVRIVAADRDRNPAQWIALTPPRVPRTSTLNEVVGSEAPVLLDWMVGLQFPCQRPFDHRHGIAEVPEYRVLPDRPGAEITSLWQNHDGGGPLGWTGLLLRAETLPTYLAHDWRRDWGELQRFGRIDPGAVPARAQVVQESRSGLWSPGPILTGY
- the rarD gene encoding EamA family transporter RarD, with the protein product MWRKRSVPGAAFGASAYLLWGLFPAFFGLLAFADAVEVLAERIVWTLVVVVIVLAVTGRLRQLRGIDARTWRLAAAASLAISVNWGVYVFGVLSGHVVECALGYFVNPLVTVAFGVLIFRERLVAAQWVALGLGALAVLVLTVDLGRPPWIALVLACSFALYGLVKKVIRLDALRSVAAEGVVGAPLALAFLVLLAVRGESSFGDGIGHTALLVATGPVTLVPLLLFATAAQRVPLSTMGLLQYLTPALQLLWGVAVLHEPMPPARWAGFALIWCALLVFSTNALLRARTNRRTASPPPDHPAGSAGNPTPAESAGSATPRSSSRSVEREAGDIRARDQ
- a CDS encoding cation-translocating P-type ATPase; translation: MSVSVRADAATGLTVAEVEQRRSDGRTNDVPARASRSVREIVRANVFTRINAILGVLFVLVLSAGSPIDGMFGLLIVANSAVGIIQEVRAKRTLDELAIVGQARPRVRRDGVAAEVPPGEVVQDDLIELGPGDQIVVDGEVLEAELLEVDESLLTGEADPIEKKTGAEVLSGSFVVSGSGAYRATKVGREAYAARLAEEASKFTLVHSELRSGIDRILRFITFLLVPAGLLSIYNQLFSSHQGWQPAVTGMVAALVPMVPEGLVLMTSVAFAVGVVRLGRRQCLVQELPAIEGLARVDVVCADKTGTLTENGMRLADVESLTGGDDGAARTALAALAADDPRPNASVQALAEALPERPQWRSTAVAPFSSATKWSGHSYGEHGNWLLGAPDVLLDPRSAGARRAEELGAAGLRVLLLARGDRAVDAPGAPGEVTPEALVVLEQKVRPDARETLDFFAKQDVAIKVISGDNAVSVGAVATSLELPGGDHAVDARTLPDGRDELADLLDRETTFGRVRPDQKRAMVGALQSRGHTVAMTGDGVNDVLALKDADIGVAMGSGSPATRAVAQIVLLDNRFATLPYVVGEGRRVIGNIERVSNLFLTKTVYSVLLAFLVGLAGVGSQIFGYDPIAYPFLPRHVTIAAWFTIGIPAFVLSLAPNNERARTGFVARVMKLAIPSGVVIGFATFVAYLIAYAGPDASEQQKIQAGTTALITLIVIAVWVLAIVARPYVWWKVLLVATSVLAYVLLFSLPLTREFFLLDPSNPRLTAAAFGCGAVGVVLVEIAQWLGRRSAAK
- a CDS encoding PhzF family phenazine biosynthesis protein; translated protein: MEVLLHQIDAFAEAPFTGNPAAVMPLTAWLPDGLLQRLAEENNLSETAFLTPALPAAAGAPPAGLPAFHLRWFTPAAEVALCGHATLAAAAQVLEDLHPGLDAVSFWTRSGWLRVERTDDDEYVLDLPAQGSVPVPVDPALAAALRAEPVAAFSGADEVLVFGSEAEIRSLRPNFGAFPAVPRGVVATAPGAAVEFVSRMFAPGIGVPEDPVTGSAHAQLAPIWAERLGRTVFRARQLSRRGGALRVELAGERVLLAGRCRRYLDGVVQVPDGYVTAVQGDGAG
- a CDS encoding RluA family pseudouridine synthase, whose product is MRETRSMPVPDGLDGMRVDAGLSRLLGLSRTAVAALTADGSVQLDGIAAGKSDRLIAGAWLEVEFPEPRRELTVEAEPVDGMRILYADDDIVAVDKPVGVAAHTGVGWSGPTVVGGLAAAGYRISTSGAHERQGIVHRLDVGTSGVMVVAQSEHAYTVLKRAFKQRTVDKRYHALVQGHPDPSSGTIDAPIGRARGNDWKFAVTADGRPSVTHYDTVEAFQAASLLDIHLETGRTHQIRVHFSAIRHPCCGDLTYGADPRLAERLGLQRQWLHARALGFHHPADGRWLEITSEYPDDLRNALDVLRDA